Part of the Natrialbaceae archaeon AArc-T1-2 genome, TCGAGGACCTCGAGTTCTTGTCCGTTCCTACGCTGCTCGTCCACGGTGCCGAGGATCCGCTCTTTCCCGTCCGCTGGTCGAAACGCGCCGCGGCGAAGATTCCCGAGGCCGACCTCGAGATCCTCGACGACTGCGGTCACTGGACGCCGCGGGAACGGCCCGAACGGTTCAACGAGATCTTGCGGGGGTTTCTCGAGCGTGAGAGCCGGTAGGAATCGACGCCGTCACTCCTCGTCGGCCATCGACTCGAAGACCGCGTCGGCGTCGGCGGGAACGTCGAAGTCGTGGAAGTGTTCGCCCTTTTCTTTCGTGAGCACGTTGAGCGCGGCAGCCGCGCCGTCGCCGGCGGCGATGACTGCCTGCCACTCCTCGGCCCGGACCATCGCACCCGTCGCGTAGGCGTCCGCGACGTTCGTCTCCATCGTCACGTCGACGTCGACGATGTCTCCGTCGAAGTCACAGCCCAACGACTCCGCCAAGTCGCGGTTCGCGCCGGTCGCGAGGATCACGTAGTCGGCGTCTTCTTCGCCGTCGTCCGTCTCGACGCGGAAGCCGTCGTCGGTTTCGGTCACGTCCGTTACCTCCTCCTGTCTGCGCTCGACGCCGAAGCTGTCGACCTGTTCGCGGGCGGTCTCCATGAACGCCGACCCGTCCCGGGAGCCGATGCCGAGGTAGTTGAAGAGGTGGGCCTTGTGCATCCACGTTTCGTCCGTATCGAAGACGGTCGTCTCGAGGCCATTCTTCTGGGTGAACAATGCGCCACTGAGGCCGGCGGGGCCGCCGCCGACGACGATCACGTCCGGGTCGGAATCGCTCATACGACGCGGCTTCCACTACCATCGATAAAATACCACGCGGGGTATTTCAGAATCCGATGGTTTCACGCGTTTGCACGATTCGGTGGTAGTCGAGTCAGTCGAACAGACCGGTCGAGAGGTAGCGTTCGCCGCTGTCCCAGAAGACTGTCACGACGAGCGGACAGTCCTCGACGTCACCCCCGTCGGCCTCCGTCGGTGTCCCGAACTGCCGTTCGAAGGGGTCGGGCAGGGTCGGACACTCGCGATCCGGATCGGCGATCTCGCTGGCGACTCGCTGGGCGACGAGACTCGTCGCGCCGCTGGATTGGCCGACGAGCACCCCCTCCTCGCGGGCGAGACGGCGACACTCGGCTTCGGCGTCCTCGAGTCGAACCGTCTCGACGGAATCGATCAGATCGGTATCGAGGTTCTCGCTGACGAAGCCGGGTCCCATCCCCTGGAAGTCGTCGTCGCCGGCTTCGCCGGTCGAGAGTACGGCGTTTCGTTCGGGCTCGACGGCGACGATCTCGACGTCGGGAAACGCCTCGCGGAGCCGCCGGCCGGCACCCGACAGCGTCCCCCCGGTACCCACGCCCGCGACGAAGACGTCGACCTCGCGGTCGCCGACCTGTTCGACGATCTCCTCGCCGGTCGTCCGGTAGTGAGCCTCGGGATTCGCCGGGTTGTCGAACTGGCCGAGCTGGACCGCGCCCTCGGCCTCAATCTCGTCGGCCCGCTCGCGGGCGTCGGTCATGTCGCCCTCGACGAGCTCGAGGTCGGCCCCGTAGGCGGCCATGATCTGCCGTCGTTCCTCGGACTTGGAGGCGGGCATGACGATCGTGAGGTCGTAGCCGCGAGCGGCACAGACGAGTGCGAGCCCGATCCCCGTGTTTCCGCTCGTCGGTTCGACGATCCGGTCGCCCGGCTCGA contains:
- a CDS encoding NAD(P)/FAD-dependent oxidoreductase — its product is MSDSDPDVIVVGGGPAGLSGALFTQKNGLETTVFDTDETWMHKAHLFNYLGIGSRDGSAFMETAREQVDSFGVERRQEEVTDVTETDDGFRVETDDGEEDADYVILATGANRDLAESLGCDFDGDIVDVDVTMETNVADAYATGAMVRAEEWQAVIAAGDGAAAALNVLTKEKGEHFHDFDVPADADAVFESMADEE
- a CDS encoding PLP-dependent cysteine synthase family protein, with protein sequence MKASILDTIGSPLVQVDSPEGTTVAAKVESFNPGGSAKDRPAMAMVRAAEEDGTLEPGDRIVEPTSGNTGIGLALVCAARGYDLTIVMPASKSEERRQIMAAYGADLELVEGDMTDARERADEIEAEGAVQLGQFDNPANPEAHYRTTGEEIVEQVGDREVDVFVAGVGTGGTLSGAGRRLREAFPDVEIVAVEPERNAVLSTGEAGDDDFQGMGPGFVSENLDTDLIDSVETVRLEDAEAECRRLAREEGVLVGQSSGATSLVAQRVASEIADPDRECPTLPDPFERQFGTPTEADGGDVEDCPLVVTVFWDSGERYLSTGLFD